Proteins from a genomic interval of Halomonas alkaliantarctica:
- the rpoS gene encoding RNA polymerase sigma factor RpoS, producing the protein MSMLEKDLQEVDLDAAEEALDDTDDDVAVEEDAFEKALGREDRQSTQSLDATQIYLNEIGFSPLLTPEEEVYYGRLARKGDPLGRSRMIESNLRLVVKIARRYLNRGLTLLDLIEEGNLGLIRAVEKFDPERGFRFSTYATWWIRQTIERALMNQTRTIRLPIHVVKELNIYLRAARELTQKFDHEATAEEIADHLDKPVDVVKKMLGLNERVSSVDYPMGGESDKPLIDTLADDEVQGPEARLVDGDVKEHVDLWLDELSEKQREVVVRRFGLRGHESATLEEVGAEIGLTRERVRQIQVEALKKLRRALEKQGLSLEALFET; encoded by the coding sequence ATGAGTATGTTGGAGAAAGACCTACAGGAGGTTGACCTGGACGCTGCCGAGGAGGCACTTGATGATACCGACGACGATGTTGCGGTAGAAGAAGATGCTTTCGAGAAGGCGCTAGGGCGTGAGGATCGTCAATCGACCCAAAGCTTGGATGCAACGCAAATCTACCTCAACGAAATCGGCTTTTCGCCACTGCTAACGCCAGAAGAAGAAGTTTACTACGGCCGCTTGGCGCGTAAAGGTGACCCTTTGGGTCGCTCGCGGATGATTGAATCCAACCTGCGGCTGGTAGTGAAAATAGCCCGCCGCTATCTGAACCGCGGCTTGACGTTGCTGGATTTGATCGAAGAGGGCAATTTGGGTTTGATTCGCGCGGTAGAGAAGTTTGATCCCGAAAGGGGCTTCCGTTTCTCGACCTACGCCACTTGGTGGATCCGCCAAACCATCGAACGGGCGCTGATGAACCAGACGCGAACGATCCGCTTGCCCATTCACGTAGTCAAAGAACTCAATATTTACCTGCGTGCGGCGCGGGAATTAACCCAAAAATTTGATCATGAAGCTACCGCCGAAGAGATCGCTGATCACCTTGATAAACCGGTCGATGTGGTGAAAAAGATGCTCGGCCTTAATGAGCGAGTGTCGTCGGTCGACTACCCCATGGGTGGCGAGAGTGATAAGCCGCTGATTGATACGTTGGCTGACGATGAGGTTCAAGGCCCAGAGGCACGCCTGGTGGATGGCGATGTCAAAGAGCATGTGGATCTGTGGCTGGATGAGCTGAGCGAAAAACAACGCGAAGTGGTTGTCCGCCGCTTTGGCTTACGTGGCCACGAGTCTGCAACTCTGGAAGAAGTGGGTGCCGAAATTGGTTTAACCCGTGAGCGGGTGCGCCAGATACAGGTCGAAGCACTCAAGAAACTACGTCGTGCATTGGAAAAACAGGGGCTTTCTCTTGAAGCGCTGTTTGAAACCTAA
- a CDS encoding peptidoglycan DD-metalloendopeptidase family protein — translation MHKGYLPKVLMMSVLTLAIAGCASQQGRSPQVRDLSQARQAVEKSPQYTVKAGDTLYGIAWQHNMDYRQLAAMNNIDPPYQIRPGQTIALREDAASASMASNQPADTSRGGGAVATGLNPQAASVASDDQELDWLLPDESAIQRNQRLTAERNAAEQEADEPSSSPQPEVVAAVDPEPAQQPAPQPSSEPEQAPESQPVSEPEPQPEAAPATQSASVDRSSRTYTPAETIAWQWPADGNVVGAYGQGDSITAGIDIAGKKGQPVKAAGPGIVVYAGSGVRGYGNLILLKHNDQFLSAYAHNDSLRVSENDVVEAGEVIATMGDSDAENVRLHFEVRRDGQPQDPMDFLPNR, via the coding sequence ATGCATAAAGGTTATCTACCTAAAGTACTAATGATGTCGGTGCTGACACTCGCCATTGCTGGCTGTGCCAGCCAGCAAGGCAGAAGCCCCCAAGTGCGCGATTTAAGCCAAGCACGTCAGGCGGTTGAAAAATCCCCCCAATATACGGTCAAAGCAGGCGATACCCTGTATGGCATTGCGTGGCAGCACAATATGGATTATCGCCAGCTCGCAGCAATGAATAATATTGATCCGCCCTACCAAATTCGGCCGGGGCAAACGATTGCCCTGCGTGAGGATGCGGCGTCGGCATCAATGGCCAGTAACCAGCCTGCTGATACCTCACGAGGTGGAGGCGCTGTGGCGACCGGGTTGAATCCGCAGGCGGCCTCAGTGGCGAGTGATGACCAGGAGCTGGATTGGTTGCTGCCAGATGAGTCGGCTATTCAGCGTAACCAGCGCCTAACCGCTGAACGCAATGCCGCAGAGCAGGAAGCTGATGAGCCGTCCTCCTCCCCTCAGCCAGAAGTGGTCGCGGCAGTTGATCCTGAGCCCGCCCAACAACCGGCACCTCAGCCATCATCAGAACCTGAACAAGCGCCAGAGTCGCAGCCAGTCTCAGAGCCAGAACCACAGCCCGAAGCTGCTCCAGCCACACAAAGCGCCAGCGTAGATCGCTCTTCACGTACCTATACGCCTGCCGAAACCATTGCTTGGCAGTGGCCTGCCGATGGCAATGTCGTCGGGGCATATGGGCAGGGTGATAGCATCACCGCCGGGATTGATATCGCTGGTAAAAAGGGGCAACCTGTTAAAGCGGCAGGCCCTGGTATCGTGGTCTATGCGGGCAGTGGCGTAAGAGGCTATGGCAACCTGATCCTTCTCAAACACAACGACCAATTCCTTAGTGCGTATGCCCATAACGACAGCCTACGAGTCAGTGAAAATGACGTAGTAGAGGCTGGCGAAGTTATCGCCACGATGGGGGATAGCGATGCAGAAAACGTCAGATTACACTTTGAGGTTCGTCGTGATGGGCAACCTCAAGATCCCATGGACTTTCTGCCTAACCGTTAG
- a CDS encoding DUF368 domain-containing protein: MKRQPLGIFLRGAGMGAADAVPGVSGGTIAFISGIYEELINTIKQFGPSAIGAWRRGGWRALSNHLNLAFLVPLLAGVAVSLFSVAHLALWLMEAHPLLLDGFFFGLVAASALVVGQASNGWKLWYLVPLLVGLVLAQALPGMMPLVLLIGNEALVVMMAGCIAISAMLLPGVSGSFLLLTMGLYGTIMGAIRSLDMGIIVLFGMGCMVGLALFSRLLSWLLRRHHTSTMQLLLGFIVGSLPVLWPWRELLRYQIGPEGQMIPLEYRYLLPADYAVLTGASAQVAGVIALMAVGALIVVLLNRHADRRPIDTQLGAEKE, encoded by the coding sequence TTGAAGCGGCAACCCTTAGGAATATTTTTACGAGGCGCAGGGATGGGCGCCGCCGACGCGGTACCCGGCGTATCGGGAGGAACGATTGCGTTTATCAGCGGTATTTATGAAGAGCTGATCAACACGATCAAGCAGTTTGGCCCCAGTGCCATTGGCGCTTGGCGCCGCGGCGGCTGGCGGGCCCTGAGTAACCATTTGAATCTCGCCTTTCTGGTGCCGTTGCTGGCGGGGGTCGCGGTTAGTCTGTTTAGCGTAGCGCATTTAGCGCTCTGGTTGATGGAAGCACACCCGCTGCTGCTGGATGGGTTCTTTTTTGGCCTGGTGGCTGCCTCTGCATTGGTGGTAGGGCAGGCGAGCAATGGCTGGAAGCTGTGGTATTTAGTGCCGCTACTGGTGGGGTTAGTGCTAGCACAAGCGTTGCCCGGCATGATGCCGCTGGTGTTATTAATTGGTAATGAAGCGCTGGTAGTGATGATGGCAGGCTGTATCGCGATTAGCGCCATGCTATTGCCGGGCGTGTCAGGCAGCTTTCTGTTGCTGACTATGGGTCTCTACGGCACCATTATGGGCGCAATTCGCAGTCTGGATATGGGCATTATTGTGCTGTTTGGCATGGGTTGTATGGTGGGATTGGCGCTTTTTTCACGGCTCTTGTCCTGGCTGTTACGGCGCCACCACACCTCAACGATGCAACTGCTGCTGGGGTTTATTGTCGGTTCGCTACCGGTTCTCTGGCCATGGCGCGAGCTATTACGCTACCAAATTGGGCCAGAAGGGCAAATGATACCTCTGGAATACCGCTATTTATTACCCGCCGACTATGCCGTATTGACCGGTGCTTCGGCACAAGTAGCCGGTGTTATCGCGCTAATGGCTGTGGGTGCTCTCATTGTCGTTTTGCTCAACCGACATGCGGATCGTCGGCCAATCGATACCCAGCTTGGCGCTGAAAAGGAGTAG
- a CDS encoding protein-L-isoaspartate(D-aspartate) O-methyltransferase: protein MFLPDISPGELRGRGMTSQRTRDRMVERLMQQGISDARVLEIMAREPRHLFVDEALAHRAYEDTALPIGFSQTLSQPFIVARMTELVLRAEPLRVLELGTGSGYQTLILSRLVQELYSIERISALHERAAERLRRLAAPATLAVADGGYGWPDAAPFDVILLTACAHTLPTALLEQLSHDGVLIAPLEEPDGSQWLTQVKRIGSAFEKRRLEPVRFVPLLQGVVD, encoded by the coding sequence ATGTTTTTGCCTGATATCTCTCCAGGAGAGCTGCGCGGTCGTGGTATGACCTCCCAGCGTACCCGTGACCGCATGGTCGAGCGCCTCATGCAGCAGGGCATCAGCGATGCCCGAGTGCTGGAAATCATGGCCAGAGAGCCGCGTCATCTGTTTGTTGATGAAGCGCTGGCTCATCGGGCTTATGAAGATACCGCACTACCGATTGGCTTTAGCCAAACGCTGTCGCAGCCCTTCATCGTGGCGCGCATGACGGAGCTTGTGCTGCGCGCCGAGCCGCTCAGGGTATTGGAACTGGGGACAGGGTCTGGCTATCAGACGTTAATACTGTCGCGCTTGGTCCAAGAACTCTATTCCATTGAGCGCATCAGTGCGCTACATGAGCGTGCGGCAGAGCGTTTAAGACGGCTAGCGGCACCTGCCACTCTGGCGGTGGCAGACGGCGGCTATGGTTGGCCTGACGCCGCGCCATTTGACGTTATTTTGTTAACCGCCTGTGCTCATACGCTGCCTACAGCGCTACTAGAGCAATTGAGCCACGACGGGGTGCTGATCGCTCCGTTGGAAGAGCCCGACGGCAGCCAGTGGCTTACGCAGGTAAAGCGCATTGGCAGTGCCTTTGAAAAACGTCGGCTCGAGCCCGTGCGTTTTGTACCCTTACTGCAAGGAGTAGTGGATTGA
- the surE gene encoding 5'/3'-nucleotidase SurE — protein MRRLLLSNDDGVHAPGLRALHDALLAHANIRVVAPDRDRSGASNSLTLSRPLSLTPLDNGFYSVDGTPADCVYLGVHGVWDEKPDLVISGINHGSNLGDDVLYSGTVAAAMEGRNLGMTAIAMSLCGERHFATAARVAATLIGAADQLSLPPRTLLNVNVPDVPWEEIKGVKVTRLGYRGPAEKPLAVEDPRGRTRYWIAPVAANADDGDDTDFAAVEAGYVSITPLQTDLTRYPALNDVQEWLDVFA, from the coding sequence ATGCGGCGACTACTGCTTTCAAATGATGATGGTGTTCACGCGCCGGGACTGCGTGCGCTGCACGATGCGCTGTTGGCCCATGCCAATATTCGCGTAGTGGCTCCTGACCGAGACCGTAGTGGTGCCAGCAACTCGCTCACTTTGTCACGGCCACTCTCGTTGACGCCGCTGGATAACGGCTTTTATAGCGTCGATGGCACGCCCGCGGACTGCGTCTATTTGGGCGTTCATGGCGTATGGGACGAAAAACCTGATTTAGTCATCTCAGGCATTAATCACGGCAGTAATCTGGGTGACGATGTGCTCTATTCAGGCACCGTCGCGGCGGCAATGGAGGGGCGCAATTTGGGTATGACGGCGATTGCCATGTCGCTGTGTGGCGAGCGCCATTTCGCCACCGCCGCCAGGGTGGCTGCCACCTTGATTGGCGCCGCTGATCAGCTCTCGCTACCGCCGCGAACGCTGCTAAATGTCAATGTGCCCGATGTGCCCTGGGAGGAGATTAAAGGCGTAAAAGTGACCCGTTTAGGCTATCGTGGCCCAGCCGAGAAACCGTTAGCGGTAGAAGACCCTCGGGGGCGTACGCGCTACTGGATTGCGCCGGTAGCGGCCAATGCCGATGACGGTGATGATACCGATTTTGCTGCCGTCGAGGCGGGCTATGTGTCGATTACTCCCCTACAAACAGACCTCACGCGGTACCCCGCGCTTAACGATGTGCAGGAATGGTTGGATGTTTTTGCCTGA
- the truD gene encoding tRNA pseudouridine(13) synthase TruD: protein MINMPEWQRCLDAQFGSPKPGQYRAQPEDFWVDEQLDFTPEAHGEHLWLRVEKRNQTTLDVVKTLSRLCGVTPRDIGYSGMKDRIAVTRQWLSVHLPGRDAPPELEQSLQALGITVVEQARHPRKLKRGVHRTNRFVLRLSGEAIESEDFVGRWEALCQYGVPNYFGPQRFGPEGRNLQRAEALLYRGWRKRDDRQGMMLSTARSFLFNELLSARIADGTWSQPLAGDTLMLDGTQSVFRIDASDATLQARAAELDVHPTGVLWGVGEADQGDAADYEARLLEHYPGLCSGLERSGVKQARRALRMRLLDPQLTRESGAVRLSFALPRGSFATAVLGELMLAN, encoded by the coding sequence ATGATTAATATGCCTGAATGGCAGCGCTGTTTAGATGCTCAATTTGGCTCTCCCAAGCCTGGACAGTACCGTGCACAGCCGGAAGACTTCTGGGTCGATGAACAGCTTGATTTTACCCCCGAGGCACACGGTGAACATCTGTGGCTGCGAGTTGAAAAGCGCAATCAAACCACGTTGGATGTCGTCAAGACCTTAAGCCGGCTTTGCGGCGTGACACCCCGCGATATTGGTTATTCTGGCATGAAGGACCGTATTGCCGTCACACGCCAGTGGCTGAGCGTGCATCTACCCGGCCGCGACGCGCCGCCAGAGCTTGAGCAGTCCCTTCAAGCGCTAGGCATTACGGTGGTTGAACAGGCGCGGCATCCACGGAAGTTGAAGCGTGGCGTTCACCGCACTAATCGGTTTGTGTTGCGTCTGAGCGGTGAGGCCATTGAGAGCGAAGATTTTGTGGGTCGCTGGGAAGCCCTTTGTCAGTATGGCGTGCCTAACTATTTTGGCCCCCAGCGCTTTGGGCCTGAAGGGCGTAATCTTCAGCGTGCCGAAGCATTACTTTACCGAGGTTGGCGCAAACGCGATGATCGCCAGGGTATGATGCTCTCCACGGCGCGCAGTTTTTTGTTTAACGAATTGCTCAGCGCGCGCATTGCGGATGGCACCTGGTCGCAGCCGCTGGCAGGCGATACGTTGATGCTGGATGGCACGCAAAGCGTGTTTCGTATCGACGCCTCCGATGCGACCCTACAGGCCCGTGCCGCTGAATTGGATGTGCATCCCACTGGGGTGCTTTGGGGCGTTGGTGAAGCAGACCAGGGCGACGCCGCTGACTATGAAGCTCGTCTGCTTGAGCACTACCCTGGCCTGTGCAGTGGCTTAGAGCGCAGCGGAGTAAAGCAGGCGCGCCGTGCACTGCGTATGCGGCTGCTGGATCCTCAGCTTACCAGGGAGTCTGGTGCCGTCCGGCTTTCGTTTGCACTGCCTCGGGGTAGCTTTGCCACTGCCGTGCTGGGGGAGCTGATGTTAGCGAACTGA
- the ispF gene encoding 2-C-methyl-D-erythritol 2,4-cyclodiphosphate synthase codes for MRIGHGFDVHRFGPGDHLMIGGVKLPFEHGFVAHSDGDVLLHAVSDALLGACALGDIGRHFPDTDSAWAGADSRELLRHVVTLIQGQGYGVVNVDTTLMAQAPKMAPHIEAMREVIAADLGVALGQVNVKATTTERLGFTGRGEGIAAEAVVLLNLTETLND; via the coding sequence ATGCGTATCGGCCACGGATTCGATGTACATCGCTTCGGCCCCGGCGATCATTTAATGATCGGCGGGGTTAAACTTCCGTTTGAACACGGCTTTGTGGCCCACTCCGACGGTGATGTGCTGCTCCACGCTGTCAGTGATGCACTGTTGGGCGCCTGTGCGCTGGGCGATATTGGCCGCCACTTTCCCGATACTGATTCCGCGTGGGCAGGGGCCGACAGCCGCGAGCTGTTGCGTCATGTGGTCACGCTTATTCAAGGCCAGGGCTATGGAGTGGTCAATGTCGACACCACGCTGATGGCCCAAGCGCCGAAAATGGCGCCGCATATCGAGGCAATGCGGGAGGTTATTGCCGCTGATCTTGGGGTCGCGCTTGGTCAGGTCAATGTTAAAGCCACCACCACCGAACGATTAGGTTTCACCGGACGCGGTGAAGGCATCGCCGCGGAAGCTGTGGTGCTGCTTAACCTTACCGAGACGCTTAATGATTAA
- the ispD gene encoding 2-C-methyl-D-erythritol 4-phosphate cytidylyltransferase, with protein MSQTWLIVPAAGQGRRMGADKPKQYLTLADEQPVLAHTLARLHSAFPSARLVLCLDADDHWFSPRWVPFTDWQRVAGGSERMDSVLNALHAMAADDDDVVMVHDVARPCITLGDLQALYQAAATHPAGALLAMPVADTMKRADDQCQSAQTEPRDGLWHALTPQGFRYALLRRALETARQQQTLVTDEASAVEALGECPQLVSGRRDNLKITHPDDLALAAAIMAAQTTSASGGL; from the coding sequence GTGAGTCAAACCTGGTTAATTGTTCCCGCGGCAGGTCAAGGACGCCGCATGGGCGCCGACAAACCCAAACAGTATTTGACCTTGGCCGACGAGCAGCCGGTGCTGGCGCATACCTTGGCGCGCCTTCATAGCGCTTTTCCTAGTGCTCGCTTGGTGCTCTGTTTGGATGCCGACGACCACTGGTTTTCGCCACGCTGGGTGCCTTTTACTGATTGGCAGCGTGTGGCGGGCGGTAGCGAACGAATGGACAGCGTGTTAAATGCACTGCATGCCATGGCGGCCGACGATGATGACGTGGTAATGGTGCATGATGTGGCCCGTCCCTGTATTACCTTGGGTGATCTCCAGGCGCTGTATCAGGCCGCTGCGACGCACCCTGCAGGCGCGCTCTTGGCGATGCCGGTGGCGGATACCATGAAACGCGCCGATGACCAGTGTCAGAGTGCACAAACCGAACCCCGGGATGGCTTGTGGCACGCGCTAACGCCCCAAGGCTTTCGCTACGCGCTGCTGCGGCGAGCGCTGGAGACCGCCCGCCAGCAGCAAACGCTGGTGACCGATGAAGCTTCGGCGGTTGAAGCCCTGGGCGAATGCCCACAGTTGGTAAGCGGGCGCCGCGACAACCTGAAAATTACCCACCCGGATGACTTGGCGCTTGCAGCCGCGATTATGGCGGCCCAAACCACTAGCGCGTCCGGCGGGCTTTAA
- the ftsB gene encoding cell division protein FtsB, protein MRKWLVMTLLAVLALLQYELWLGNGGWRDLQHVEQRVAVQEAANVPMRERNARLAAEVTDLKTGLDAIEERARSDMGMVRTDEQFFWVPGVAIQNELIGINAGLVAPQEPPQ, encoded by the coding sequence ATGCGCAAATGGTTAGTGATGACATTGCTCGCTGTCTTAGCGCTGCTCCAATACGAGCTGTGGTTGGGCAACGGCGGCTGGCGCGATTTGCAGCACGTGGAGCAGCGGGTTGCGGTGCAAGAGGCGGCCAATGTGCCCATGCGCGAGCGCAATGCGCGGCTGGCGGCCGAAGTGACGGACTTAAAAACCGGGTTAGACGCCATTGAGGAGCGTGCCCGCAGCGATATGGGTATGGTACGCACCGACGAACAGTTCTTCTGGGTGCCGGGGGTAGCGATCCAAAATGAGTTGATCGGCATCAATGCAGGGCTAGTCGCTCCCCAGGAGCCACCGCAGTGA